Within the Carassius auratus strain Wakin chromosome 18, ASM336829v1, whole genome shotgun sequence genome, the region AGTGTTGAGCACAAACTGTTGGTCAGGGGGCACTGAGGCATCATAGTATCCCACTGGCTTAAACTGGATTGATCCATTTAGGTCCTGTTGCCAGTTCACAACTTCATATTGTGCTACAACTGCTCCACTGCTGTCAAACCACACGTGATCTCCTGTCTTTAAGGTGGAATTTATCTTTTTCAGAGCCTCAACCACctagtaaaaaaaagtaaaaaattcagTCCAAAAAGTTTATcctttcactatatatatatatatatatatatatatatatatatatatatatatatatatatatatatatatatatatgtgtgtgtgtgtgtgtgtgtgtgtgtttgtgtgtgtgtgtgtgtgtgtgtgggtgactAGATGTGCCACTTCCGTGGGACACATTCTGCCCAGTCATTTTGGCTGTTTGCGCTGTCCATATCCATCGCTGTACTGTATGGCATCTAAGTACTAAAAAAAAGtgatagagagcagagcagacggctcctttaTGATTTTGAATCACTCTTGTggtacttttaatgtttttttagtcAGTTTAGAAAAACCCTGGGCAGAACGTGTTACCAGGAAGTGGCATGTCTGGTCACCTTattttatagcactttttaccTGCTGTGGTTGTATTGTGAGACTTTTTTCACAACCTCCTTTTTTTGTGCACTGGAGCAAACTGTGTAGTGAATATGCTATTGCATAAACTGCTTTGTAGACATTGTTTGAATATCTTTGTTCAGTTAAATCTTCATTGTAATTTTTCAGCACAAGCAGATCCTGATAACTGCTGCAATTTAATCCATATTGAGATGAATTGCCCTCCCTCTGTAAGCATGGAAAAGCTGTGTGCCAGAATGTTTTTGTAACATAATCTGCAAACCCCTCTATATTAGTTTTTCTCACTGCAAACCCCAGTGACCCTCCCAGAACATGAAAACTGTTTGGAATCATCAAACTTTCTGAAGTTATCCAAGCCTCCACTCCAATTATTTGGAGGTTTGTAATGTTCTGAACACTTAGCTGATCAAACAGATTGCCCATCTCAACTTGAGAAAGAAATGCAACAATCACTTTTGCAGTGCCCCTTTTTACTGTCTCTACCACTCTTTGGAGTTTTTCAGGCTCTGTCCGATGGAATTTCACAGAGTACTCCACACAAATTCCCTCCTCCTGGGCTGTTTTCAGAAATATGGCCATTCCATTGTTTCCGTAGTCATTGTCACTGTTCACAGCTCCAACCCAAGACCAGCCAAAGTGCTTGACAATATATGCAAGTGCTCTGCTTTGGTGGTAATCACTAGCAATAGTCCTGAAGAATGATGGGTAATCTTTCCTATTACTGAGGCATTCACATGTAGCAGAGGGACTTATCTGAAAAAGAAAGCACAGAAAAGAAAGCAACAGTACATAATCAGTGTAGTATCACAATGGTCAAACTTCTACTATCATTGATCCTTACCACAGGAATTTTAAAAGGACCTGTTGTTCTAGAAAGAATCACTGTAGCAGAAGACTCTGTTTCTCCTATGATAGCATGTATTGGAGACTGTCCATTGCATCGATCTCCTGCTGCAAACTCCTGACCATTCATCAATGCCAAAGTTGCACTCATCGAAGACAGTCTTGAACCACATGTATCATAGATTATGTAGCCAATAGAAATATTTGGAAGCAAACTTTCATTTGTGTTAATCTCCTCAATGGCAAATATCATCGTTTGAGCCATCCGAAAGTCTATTAGATTCACACTGTGAAGACATTTAAATCAGGTCTGCATGAGTAaacaaagttatatatatatatatatatatatatatatatatatatatatatatatatatatatatatatgctaccaataacaaatctgtttttattaaaattatatttcctaTGCAACATACCTGGAACAAAAGAGGTGTTGAGGTTTTTGTCTGAACTCAAATGATGGTAATGTTTCTTTACTGTGAATTGCAAAAAGTGTTCCAATGATAAAGTCCCCATTTTTAGACAGCAGTGGGTATTTGGATTCTCCCATCATATGACAAATTGTCTTTTCCACCTTTGTatgaatacaatataaaaaaaatagaaatatgtaAAGAATAATGAGCATTCTACTGATTGACCTCGCATGCATCTTTCAAATGTCAGTGAATTGATGCACTGTTTGTACTTTTGTAGACCTCATTAATATGCAGAATTTAGAGTAGGGGTGGGGAACGTCAGGCCTCTGGGCCATATGAGTTGCAAGTAAAAATGCGCTCAGCTAAAATTAACACTCTACTGCAGAATTTGGGTGCCCAACAAGCAGTTTACACAAGACCGCATTCTGACAGAgagaatattatttattcaagttTTGTGGTAAGCAAGATTATAGCTAAGAATCTACTGTAAGACCTCATTTAGAAGGTGAGTTCGTGAAAGAGTGTCTTGTTGCCGGTGCCGAGCTGCTAGCGCCAGACAAAGTAAAGCTCTTCCAAATTGTCAGTTTTTCTCAAAGAATTGTAACAGAACACATTACTGATATGGTGCAGGACATTGAAACAACACTGGATGacactgcaaaacaaaaataataataataaaaaaaaggtttctctCTGGCCTGAGATTCAACAACAGACTTAACAAATACAGCCAAACTAGCCATCTTGTAGATTTACAGGTTACTATCTTAAAGGGGGCTATGAATCCAAAATGTTTTTGCACACATGTGAGGAGTAAACCAGTTTTGTATTATTGTCTTCTTtgcagctttaacaccagcaaaCAGCATTCTCTTCTTTAATGAATTTATACAGAAGTTAGAATTATTGTTGAGAAATCATAAACCTGGATTAGACATGTAATAGATTTGAAGTAAGAAGGACAAAACTGAATTTACATGAGTTCATAGGTTGACAACAATTGGACATTCCCAGAACATGTGCAGAAAGGTACCTGATGATACAGTGTTACAGATATGACAGTTTTAGGTCGATTGCAGTTTCATTTTAAGCCTCTTGTGAGATGTATGGAATTATATTCCggactttattcaaaaggaattgcaaattctattctattctattccatttgCAATagcgttttcaatttgtggacgcattaaatgtgacataatccaaacgcaaatgcaaatcTCGCATTAACGTTTGCATTTTCGTTTAAGCGAACACAcggtgtctgccaaatttaaaatggaaatgcaaagtccgtttgcaattgtgtttcccatatcttacgaTCTGTGAGACTgccatatttaaatagcaatattaattatcACATTTGCTTTTTTCACTTTCTCTGCACTGTGCATGcaaactgccaaaactcaaatggaatcgcaattccttttgcatttaaattttcaacgtctacacggaaacctgtcaatcaagtgacggatggggccattttattgggcgtgtttgcattgggaagtaacgtcactcacagtcgacggtaataaataattattaattaattagtgtggactttgtcatctaaattttggaaaagcactctctatattagcttaaagccctcaagtttacattggttactgtattctttcaattgctctaaacaagtattttgggtgaccttttttattgaatgctagacatcaagttgttgttattttcatctgaaagaagaactttttttcagtaaactaggccctatgtgttcagtaagcttgtttcagtaagctatgtgttttcaaggcttcaaggttttattgaatgctatctctatacaagtgcaaagtaatgcattcttagtcagtcttttattttgtaattttaagagcaataaacatatattgcaatgttaaggaattcatgtttttttcattcagatatgtaaatcaacatgtataaattgtagtcaatggggagataatcgaaatcgaatcggtctgaaaaaattaatcgttagattaatcttttaaaaaataatagtttatccctGCCCTACTTCTGACCAATCAAATATTCTCTAGAATCTGAAAAGCCCACCTTCTGCACTATAAGTATAGTTGCTGGAGTGCCAGCTGAGATTAGTCACTTGTTCACATTGTAGTATTTCCTGTAAAGTGAATGCCTCATAGTGCACAATATAGGTGATAGGGAACAATTCAGATATGCTTTAGATTGGTCCAGAGACATGATGGCACAGAGTGGATCATTTTGTTTTACTAAGAATTTCATATTGAATTGAGGGGGTAATCTATTAGACTCTGGCTGTCAAACGTCGCTTTACCTAGCTCAACGTTTCTGGCCCAAGCAGACATAATCAAAATGCTATTGGCTACTTTAAAAAGGGGGAGGCTGCTAGATATGTCCCGccctctcttcctgtttcagttaaTTACGTCAGAAATAATGTCACCACATAGAATAATGCTGCTTGTAATGACCAATGATATAATTAAAAAACTGGCACAGCCAATCCTCCTGAAAGTATATGGCACTGCAATGTGACAAGCTTTATTCTGGGTCTGGCATTAAAGCAGACTTGGTCCAGTTTATCTTGTAACTGCCCACATATAGTTCCACTCTAGCCTATCAAAGGCTTTTTCTGTGTCACTGTGTCAAGACTGCACAAGGTTTCAGAACAGAGTCTGCGAAATCAAGTACATGAAACAGTCGCCGCATATTATTGGACACGTGATGCCCCTTAATAAAAACCAGTTTGGTCCTCCTTGTTTAAGCTATGAATAACTTTCTCCATGCGAGAGGCAAGAGTTTTAGAATAAACTTTTAGATTGCATGGAATAAGTGATACTGGCCTATAGTTAGAGTAGTCTAATGAGTCTTTACCCTTTTTAAGAAGCAAtgatatcaaaatgttttttgatcTTTATGAAATGTACCATGCTCAATAGCAAAATTAAATGAAGGCTTTTTAATGCTTCATGAACCTCCTCAAAACTTAACGGAGCCTTCGAAGAGTCGTTATCCATCTGTTTCATCCGATGTAATTCTAATTTATCCAAGTacactttacaaaattattcatcAAAATCGGTTTCAGTTTTGTACAGATTTGTGTAAAACCCCTTAAATATGTTGTTAATTAAAACTGAATTTGTGGTTACCTGGTCAACCGAAGATTTTATTGCGCTGATATATTCCTTAGAATCACATTCCCTCAGCCTGAAGGCCAATAAGTAATAAActctacattttttaataatttaaacttattttctaATTGTGTAAATTGGTGGGGTTTTGCTTTGGCAAGAGCAGAAGAAAAGTATATACAGAATCCTTGTATTGCACACTTTCTCATTTCACACAATATTTGAGGGTTTACATCAAAAGAAAGatactttcattcaaaaaaaaaaaaaaaaaactcctttatACGATCTTTTagtgaattaatgaatgtctgATTATTTAGTAGCCTAATGATGTGTTTAGATGCCATCTAGGGGCCTTAGTCTTTATGTTGGAAAGGTGAACATTACATAACACTGCAGAGTGATCAGACAATAAAGTTGGTAATATAGAGATGGAAGAGTTAGATTAAATTAGTGATGGGCTGAGAAATATGTAATCTATCCTAGAGAAAGTTTTATGTCTATTAGAAAAAAGGTCCTTAGATGCAGTATTCAGGATTCTCCAAAGATCGATTACATTAGGTTCCATGATACATTTATTGAATgtcttaataataatatattattatataattattatttatattatattattatattaattatttataaggtttcaaattgtttgttttatttttgtgattatttttcttcatgattattttactttcttttatgtaaagcactttgaattaccaatgTGTATGgaatatgcaatataaataaagttgcCTTGCCTAGAGGATGGGTTAGCTGTAGTATCAGGATGAGATTTATCCATTGCAGGATTTAAGACAGCATTAAAATCACTACCCATCACTGTTGAagggcatgaaaaaaaaagaaaaagaaaaaggaacaaCAAACAGCTATGTACAAAATCCAAAGCAGACCGAACAATACCAAGAGTGTAGGTCTgcgtaaacaaaagaaaaaaatgttgatgCGTGACCAGTCCACTTAAAGGCAAGACATGTCCCCAAAAGGGCTCACTAAGCCAAAGCTTAGCCAAGAGGGTACATTATACTACTAAATTaggtttaatcgtttaatcaccaccacagcgtcttgtctccattggcaatatgcacgatttgtgttgattgcaagtgacatcacaggtagcggagagttcaagtagtgattgcaagtgacattgtaatttagtttcttttttcttgtctttgccacttggctactgttataaaatgttggaaaattcaaacaaaaagtaataaaaaaattcaacaaaataaaatataaagactgcaagtgacgtttctagcggaagcacaagtgtctgagagtgcaagtctgagaatgcaaatTTGAGAGTggaagtgcaagtctgcagccagacccttctcaagCTTAAAGATAGCccaaaaaatagtaataataaataaaaataaataaaataaacaggacAGGGTCAAGAttccaaaaataaattaagtttcaaTGGTCACTTTGTTATTGTTCTATTCAAGGCATTTAGTATCACCTCAGACCTCATCTCATTGAGCTGAAAGGATGGAGACGGTAGCCGTTGCCTTCCCGCTGCTTTGTGGAGCTGCTGAATATGCCTTCTGCGATAGTGAAGTAATTAAATCCTCCAACCTTTGTGCCGTAGTTTAATTACCGCCAGATAGGTGAGGAAGGGCTGGAGAGTGAGTGCTGTCATCTTTTTCAAGACTGGATTAAAGCTCTTTCTCTTGGTAGTTGCGGCTGAACTAAAGTCGGGAAAAAATAGTAGCGTGACATTGTCCTGCATATTGTCCTGTACTACTGTATTtcattgccttgtacctacatgtgcaatgacaataaagttgaatctaatctaatctaatatatttCACCGGATATACTTGCCGAGCACCTTTCAGGATCGCCGACCTGTCATGCCATCTTAGTACATGAAAGATGAGAGCACCTGGCTGATCAGAGTTTTCCATCATACACGCAATGTGCCCAGTCAATCTCTATATCATGGCCTTTCAGTGGAAAGATTAAACTTGGAAAGATTATCTCTGAGAAAGCCAGCTGCATCAGAGCCCTCGGCACCTTCTGGCAACCCCACCAATCTTACGTTATTTCACCTGCTCCTATTTTCAAAGTCATTTTTTCGGTGAGTTTTTCCAGCTGATTTCTTAAGTTTGTGACTGTCCTCCTATCCTCATGTACAGCTGCACAACCGAGTCGCGTGTCTGCTTTGCTGCGTTGGCTAGCTTTTCAACTTCCGCTTTTAGCCCTTACAGGATTGTTGGTCGTTTGTATATCCATAgccttaaattattattattattttctttttaacaactgtttattgaaatttattttctgggaacagtaatataaaacaaaagacaACTGTGTAAATTTAGAATCCATCCCAACCTGTCCCACCCCCTGGTAGACttcataatatacaataatatttaagtaacatttatacatataaaatacattttactaagacattaaaaactgaaagtcataaatttatagtttttaaattgGATCTATGTAAACGAGAAGTTTAGAGTTCCATGGAGATAATGTCCAACAAATACACAGTCCAGGTTCTTCTGTCCATTGTGTGAGGAAGATTCCAACGGTTGGAGATCTTTTTAAGATTTCACGGACACCCTGAGTATAAATTTGTGAAcgggtttatttttattattttatggaaCAATTGGGACATGGGTTGACAAAATGCAATGCTGATTTTTGCTTCAGTCATTACtcaagccatttctccagtcttcagtgttgcatgatccttcagaaatcattataatatactgatggTCCGCCAGAAATTTGCAAATGAAATGGTTGATGCCTGCTTTAGCTAATAATCACTCCTTTACATATCCATTCTTGTTTTCTAAACAACTgaacattttacaattaaattgacCTAATTTAGGCctgttaatgtttctttttttgtgtgtgtgtgtgtgttcctgtagttcaaTTGGGGTCAAGGTTGGgagttcgattccccgggaacacacgataagtaaaaatttatagcctgaatgcactgtaagtcgctttggataaaagcgtctgctaaatgcataaataaatgttttttttattttattttatttaacctttatttaaccagggaaATCCTTTGAGAACAAGTCTCTTTTGCGAAGGAGCCCTGGCCAAGAAAGCCGCAATAAAAGTTccacataaaatacaaaatatgataaaTACAATGAACATATAAGACATAATACATTAACAGTACAATGAATCGACCAACGCAAATCATGACATCCCATTGTCACCATAGACTTATCCTAATTTGGGAAGCAGGGACAGGTGCCCATTGTGCCTGCTTCCCGGTACTTTACTAGCCTCTTAAATTGACCAAAGGAGACCAAGTTAACAAGTTTTAAGTCATTCTGTAACCGGTTCCACGCTGATGGGGCAGATATTCTAAATGCTTGCTTTCCTAACTCTGTACGAGCCCTAGGCACAACCAGGTGGAGATTATCATTAGACCGCAGAGAGCGAGAGCTGGCCTTGAAGGACATAAGCCTACATAAATAAGGAGGTAATGTCCCAAtgatagatttatatataaacaatcgCCACCGGGTTAGCCTGCGCTGGGCAAGGGAGGGCCACTGGACTAGATTATACAGAGTGCAACAATGTGTAAAGGGTTTGCACCCTGTAATAAATCTCAGTGCACCATGATAAGCTGAATCCAATTGGTGCAAATATTTATTAGGGGCGTGCATATATAAAAAATCACCATAGTCCATAAGAGACATGAAAGTAGTCTCGACCAATTTCTTCCTGGTTGCAAGAGAAAAGCAAGCCCTATTCCTAAAATAAAACCCTAGCTTTAACATAAGTTTCCGGGCTAAATTTTGGATATGAGCCTTAAAAGTCAAATGGTCGTCAAGTAAAAGCCCTAAGTACTTATACTCGGCCACACGCTCTATTAGATTTCCCTGCAGGGTAACAATGTTAGGAGGGATAGCTGTAGAGTTCCTATTATTTGAGAACAGGACTGTCTTAGTTTTATTTGCATTCAACACAAGCTTCAAGTCAGATAGCCAAGATTGTACAGTGTCAAAGGCATCCTGCAGATACTGATAGGTCTGGTGAAGAGTTTCTCCACAGGTATAAATGATTGTGTCGTCAGCATAAAAATGAAACAGAGCATTGTGGACATTTGAACCGAGGTCATTTACGTAAATGGTAAATAAAAGTGGGCCCAGCAccgatccctgaggaacccctgATACAGTTTGTAAAAAACCTGAAGAGATACCGTCAAAAGTGACGCACTGAGTCCTAATTTTCTTTCCAACCAACTGCCTTCTCAGAAAGACCAATGTTGAGCAGTctctgttttaaaatacaatggtTCACCGTATCAAAAGCTTTATAGAGATCGATGAAAAGAGCTGCACAAATCTTTTTGCTGTCCAGTGCCTCAATGATGTCATTCACAACCTTCAGTGAAGCAGAGATGGTACTATGTTCCTTTCGGAAACCCGACTGAAACTCTGAGAGAATATTATTAGCACTTAGGTATTCTTTCAATTGTTCACTTACTAGTCGTTCTAGAACCTTTGACAGCACAGACAAGTTGGAGATAGGCCTATAGTTGTTTAGCAAGGTAGGATCACCTCCCTTTAACAAGGGGAGGACATGGGCAGATTTCCAGATTGATGGCATAACATTCTGAACcaaagacaaattaaaaatatacatgagTGGTTTAGCAATAAAATCTGCagcagtttttaaaaaatatggcTCTAAACAATCTGGGCCAGCAGGCTTTTTGGTGTCCAATGACATTAGAGCTTTATGTACATCATCGATTGAAAATGGGGCAAAGGTAAAAGAAGAAGGCTGGCCAACACAACATCTTCCAGCAACATTACCATCAGAATGGGAGTTTTTTGGAGGTAGAGATTGGTCAAACAAAGAACCAGATGCaacaaaatgttcattaaaacaatttaGCATCGCCGATCTGTCCGAGATAGTAATATTGTCCCTGATGATATTGGGAGGCAGCTCATTATGAGATTTAGTTAAAGAAATTGACTTGATAGACTTCCAAAAAGTCCTAGGGTTATTTAGATTGTCTGTAGTAGCCGCCACATAGTATTCAGATTTGGCATGTCGGACAGCGGCTGTGAACTGGTTTCGTAGTCGTCTGAAATTAATCCTATCGGCCTCCACCCCTGATTCCCTAGCCTTTGCCCAAGCCACATCCCTCTCATGAAGAAGTTTGCTAAGCTCCGTCGAAAACCAAGGGTTGTCTCGTCCCTTGACTCTAAACTTACGCAATGGAGCATGTTTATTAATTAGTTGCGAAAATCCATCATGAAAGTATTTCCAGGCTGTTTCGAAATCATCAATAAGCCCGATACAGtcccaattaaaataaaataaatcatgtgtaaaaCCTTGTAAAGAGAAATGTTTCATATCACGTTTTTCAATGCATCGAGGCCTGGTTTTTGGAATTTTGGCATTTCTAACGGCAGCAATCATGCAATGATCACTGATGTCATTAGCCAACACACCAATTTCAGAAAATTTACGGGGAGCATTTGTCAATAGCAAATCAATTAGAGTAGATTTCTCTGGGTGTTTTGAATTTGGACGAGTAGGGGACTCAATTAATTGTGTAAGATTTAATCTACTGCAAAGACCCTTCAATCCGTCTGAAGCAGGTTTGAACCAGTCCCAGTTCATATCACCTGCCAGGACAATCTCACTGTACTGCAGCTGTGATAAAAGCTGTGACAGCGTCTGAAGGGTGTCAGCTAATGCAGAGGGTGGTCTGTAGCTTCCAACAACAGTGACGGTCATGCCTTTGTACACCTCAACATTTAGGGCCAGAAATTCAAGTTGTTTACTCACAGATATGGACAAAACTACATTGGCAATGAACTTGCTCTTTACATATATAGCCACGCCCCCAGCCTTACAAGGCCGGTCAGTTCTAAAGACATTGTATCCACTGACAGCAATGTCTTTGTCTGTGACTAATttagagagccatgtttctgaaagaaTTATAATATCTGCATCGGTGGATTTTGCCCAAATACGTAAAGAATCAATCTTAGGGAGCATACTTCGCATATTCAAATGAATAATACCCAACCCAGACCTGTTTTTAAAATCAGCCGGAGTATTGCAGATCTTAGAGTCAATATCAACTGGGCCAGGATTTGGCTGCACATCACCACAGATAATTAACAACATAATAATCAAACATCTCTGTTTCATAGTTGCACCAAGGTTCACAGCATGTTTAGTATGTAATGAGTTAAAAAACAACTTAAGATCATTGTCAGATAAAACAGTGAAGCTTttcagaacagcaaggcacaaagaGCGGAGAAGGGATTCAGAAGGAACACTATAGAGTGGCTGTAGTTTTTGCACAGGTAACTCTGGCCTGGAGCAAGTCATACTGGGAACAAATGAGGGACCCCAAGCCTTCACTAGAGAGGTTTCATCAGAGACATTCATATGCCCGTGTCCCCAGAGCAAGACAAAACTCAGCAGAAAAAGTGTCATTTTCGGCACTGTAGAGTTGCAGCTTAAATTGGAGTGCAATTTGCTTGGCAGATGACTGCGTGTGCTGGCAAAGAGAAGGCTGGAGAGTTTGGTGGCTCAACAAACAAGCACAGGTGCAGGCAAAGGAGAAGTCTTACCAGTCGAAGCCAGGTGAAGCAGCAATAAGTGTACCATAGTTTACCAGTAAGGCCAAGCAGGAAGCCTGTGGAAGACCGTGCGGCGGGTAGACATGGGCAGCAACAGCAGCAAGGAAGTGCAAGCCAAACAGCAAGAGCAGCACGCAGTGAAGGTAAGTTGATTAGCCAGATCAACGCAGGCAGGCAGCAGCAGCAAACAAATCCAGCAAAACTTTTCAGCTGAGATGGTATAGGCAACGGGCAGCAATTAGACAGGAAGTTGAggcattaaaatacaaaaattccaCTTCTTGGTTGATTCTTGGTCGGGCTCAACAAAcattagacaaacaaacaaacaaacactgctaCACATGTGCGGCCATCTTGGAATCTATCAATCGAAACTATCAATCGAATGTAATGAATTTTGAAATAACACATGACATTTCAGAGATGAAAAGTAAACAATTGAATTACTTCATCTGATGTAACAAAAAGTTgcatcatttgtttttgtttttttctgcttttgttGTTCATTTTCATCCCTTCAGATGTTTATGACACTAATATAGTGTAGCTTCCAGCTGTGCTTTAATTAAAAGTTTCCTATTTTCCATGTTTGTGAAGACTCCTGTCAAATTTGCTCTCAGGTGAGTACATGCCACTGGAGATTTACGTCAGTTTGTTTTTGCAGGTTGTTACCTGTCAAAGGCTTTGTGTTGTGTCCGCATTAACCGCACCCCTAGTCCACAAACTTCCTGAGCTTTCAAACATGTGATCATGTGTCCACATTAGGTCAAAAGGTCAAAAGCTTAGTAATATATATACAGCCTATAGTCACTTATAACACTTTTTTATGCTACTCTAGTGAAGGTCCCCCAGACATCGTCTTTTTGGACATATGTTCTTAGACTATAACTGAAAATAAGTTAACCTTTTCAGGCTTGTGTGACCCATGGCAAGTCTTAATTATCACAAGGATGAAAAGACTTCATTCAGTACAGCAAGTCCCTGTCCTCTGCATACATCCTCATGATTCCTACCTACTTTGGCAGCGCTCATGTCCACTTCTTTTATGGGCCTCTTGGCCATAAAGAAACAAtgattggtttatttctcttGCAGCATATACTGATCTATgcaggggggaaaaaaatgtgcatacagactttgtatgtatattttaaacaatta harbors:
- the LOC113118025 gene encoding extracellular calcium-sensing receptor-like translates to MIFAIEEINTNESLLPNISIGYIIYDTCGSRLSSMSATLALMNGQEFAAGDRCNGQSPIHAIIGETESSATVILSRTTGPFKIPVISPSATCECLSNRKDYPSFFRTIASDYHQSRALAYIVKHFGWSWVGAVNSDNDYGNNGMAIFLKTAQEEGICVEYSVKFHRTEPEKLQRVVETVKRGTAKVIVAFLSQVEMGNLFDQLSVQNITNLQIIGVEAWITSESLMIPNSFHVLGGSLGFAVRKTNIEGFADYVTKTFWHTAFPCLQREGNSSQYGLNCSSYQDLLVLKNYNEDLTEQRYSNNVYKAVYAIAYSLHSLLQCTKKGGCEKSLTIQPQQVVEALKKINSTLKTGDHVWFDSSGAVVAQYEVVNWQQDLNGSIQFKPVGYYDASVPPDQQFVLNTENIIWAGGQLEKPRSVCSESCPTGTRKAAQKGRPVCCYDCIPCAADSNNCKQCPGEYWSNADKDKCVLKAIEFLSFTENMGIVLVFFSLFGVGITALVAILFYRKKDTPIVKANNSELSFLLLFSLTFCFLCSLTFIGRPTEWSCMLRHTAFGITFVLCISCVLGKTIVVLMAFKATLPGSNVMKWFGPAQQRLNVLAFTLLQVLICVLWLTISPPFSYKNMTYYHEKIILECRLGSIIGFSAVLGYIGLLAVLCFILAFLARTLPDNFNEAKFITFSMLIFCAVWITFIPAYVSSPGKFTVAVEIFAILASSFGLLFCIFGPKCYIILFKPEQNTKQHVMIKNPSKSF